One stretch of Zingiber officinale cultivar Zhangliang chromosome 6B, Zo_v1.1, whole genome shotgun sequence DNA includes these proteins:
- the LOC121992358 gene encoding replication protein A 32 kDa subunit B-like has product MYASQADGGAASLFSGGGFMPSQATQTPDTGFFKSRGGVQAVLPLTVKQISEAYHSNDDKSNFVVDGVEASNVRLLGLVVNKAERVTDVSFSLDDGTGRVDINRWVNETSDSNEMAIIQNGMYVTVSGSLKGFQGKKHVVAFCVRPVTDFNHITLHFLECIHVHLDNIRVKPNVAVGTAAPFRNDAKGYQMPTANQFPTHSGSSGSNNVLKLVLDVFQEPASLAREHGLHVDEIIHRLGLPVAKIKEAIEYHVDIGNIYSTVDENHYKSACNG; this is encoded by the exons ATGTACGCGAGCCAGGCTGATGGCGGAGCAGCCTCCCTGTTCTCTGGAGGCGGATTCATGCCCTCGCAAGCTACCCAAACGCCTGATACTGGCTTCTTCAAG AGCCGCGGCGGCGTTCAGGCTGTGCTTCCCCTCACAGTGAAGCAGATCAGCGAGGCCTATCATTCCAACGATGACAAATCTAATTTCGTTGTTGATGGTGTCGAGGCTTCCAAT GTGAGGCTATTGGGGCTTGTGGTAAACAAGGCTGAGAGGGTTACAGATGTCTCATTTTCCCTTGATGATGGTACTGGAAGAGTCGATATCAATCGCTG GGTGAATGAAACATCGGACTCAAATGAGATGGCCATAATCCA GAATGGGATGTATGTTACCGTCAGTGGTAGCTTGAAAGGTTTCCAAGGAAAAAAACATGTTGTTGCCTTCTGTGTCCG ACCTGTTACTGATTTCAATCACATCACCCTTCATTTCCTCGAGTGCATACATGTCCATCTGGATAACATTCGAGTGAAG CCTAATGTGGCTGTGGGAACAGCAGCTCCCTTTAGGAATGATGCTAAGGGTTACCAAATGCCTACTGCAAATCAG TTCCCCACGCATTCAGGTAGCAGTGGTTCGAACAATGTGCTGAAGTTGGTCTTAGATGTTTTTCAGGAACCAGCTAGCCT AGCACGTGAACATGGACTTCATGTGGATGAAATAATCCATCGCCTAGGGCTACCCGTGGCGAAGATCAA GGAAGCTATTGAATATCATGTTGACATAGGCAATATCTATTCGACAGTTGATGAAAACCACTACAAATCCGCATGCAATGGTTGA